From one Triticum aestivum cultivar Chinese Spring chromosome 4B, IWGSC CS RefSeq v2.1, whole genome shotgun sequence genomic stretch:
- the LOC123090342 gene encoding uncharacterized protein, with the protein MKGGRKNLRCACEEGTTVMLAEGESIMQVVTLRGSNLIEVTDGEGVKSLALFPAKFQTSFWIKNGNFVVVDASGRDEALESGSRKPAIFKSTPNGPAIFKWLQGMTKLVVVTCALRYKPTSGRNVVETVAQLMDPKVMEEGAVAEAEEAVDHLHKGTSSRVYVQS; encoded by the exons ATGAAAGGCGGTAGGAAGAACCTGCGGTGCGCGTGCGAGGAGGGCACAACGGTGATGCTGGCGGAGGGCGAGAGCATCATGCAGGTCGTCACGCTGCGCGGCTCCAACCTCATCGAG GTGACGGACGGCGAGGGCGTCAAGTCTCTCGCCCTCTTCCCCGCCAAGTTCCAGACGAGCTTCTGGATCAAGAACG GGAATTTCGTGGTTGTGGATGCTAGTGGGAGGGACGAGGCTCTCGAATCTGGAAGTAGGAA GCCGGCTATCTTCAAGTCGACTCCCAATGGGCCGGCTATCTTCAAGTGGCTGCAGGGCATGACGAAGCTTGTCGTCGTCACCTGTGCT TTGAGGTACAAGCCAACAAGTGGAAGGAATGTTGTTGAAACTGTTGCTCAACTCATGGATCCT AAGGTGATGGAGGAAGGGGccgtggccgaggccgaggaggccGTGGACCATCTCCACAAGGGGACCTCCTCAAGA GTTTATGTTCAAAGTTGA